The DNA segment TTCTTGGCTAGATAAGTAGTGAGTTTATGTAATGTATCTTTGCGGATATTAGCAATGCGTTGGTGTAGTCGTGCAATTTTAGATTGCGCTTTTTTCCAGTTAGCGGAACCTTTAACCTGATGGCGGTTTATCCATTGAAGTCTAGATAGTTTTGTCTCTAAAGTGCGGTATGATTTCGCGCCTTCAAACACTTCTCCAGTCGATAACGTAGCCAGAGATTTCACACCCAAGTCAACGCCTACAACCTCAACTAGCTTAGGCGTGTCCGTTGGCTCTACCTCAATCCGAAACGAGATATACCAACGGTCAGCAGTGCGACTAATAGTTACAGATTTAGGTGTAATCTGGGGTAAGCTCTCGGATGTTTTCAGTACGCCTAACTTGGGAAGTTGGATTTTGTGAGTACCACGAATTTTAATTGTTCCGTCTAACTCAAATGAGTCAGATTTTCCTTTCTTCTTGAACTTGGGAGCGCCTGATACTTTTTTAAAGCATCTATCCCAGGCTGTTCTGAGCCTACGCAGTGCATATTGCGGCGCACACTTTGATACTTCAAAGTACCAAGGGTTCTCAGGCTTTACCAATGCTACCAACCACTTATGCAAGTCAATCGCAGAGGGAAATTTAATTTTCTCCTCTGGATTGGCTTGATTGTGGTCGAGTATTTGCTTGGTTAAAGCTAGTCCCCAGTTCCAAGCGTGACGA comes from the Nodularia sp. NIES-3585 genome and includes:
- a CDS encoding RNA-guided endonuclease TnpB family protein — protein: MILGFKTELKLNNNHRTELLKHCGVARHAWNWGLALTKQILDHNQANPEEKIKFPSAIDLHKWLVALVKPENPWYFEVSKCAPQYALRRLRTAWDRCFKKVSGAPKFKKKGKSDSFELDGTIKIRGTHKIQLPKLGVLKTSESLPQITPKSVTISRTADRWYISFRIEVEPTDTPKLVEVVGVDLGVKSLATLSTGEVFEGAKSYRTLETKLSRLQWINRHQVKGSANWKKAQSKIARLHQRIANIRKDTLHKLTTYLAKNHGTVVIEELNVSGMMANRKLAQAIADMGFYEFRRQLDYKTKLYGSELVVVDRWYPSSKTCSDCGVKKESLSLKERVFKCEHCGFECDRDLNAAINLKNAASHAVSACGLVSADTARMKQEDFSLLANVSKL